The sequence atggagaattcaattttatttgttatagAAAATCAAATGCAATGCAGTAAACAATGGATAGAATTAGGCATATAGCTTCCTGGAGTCTAAAAAAAATCTGCCTTGAAACTTGACGTGGTGACACGGCAAATTGTGGGTATacgattgaaaataattgctacagtgtgttcgtgtatgagtaagcttctcaaaaggagtttcaagtgtttccatggtatggcaagcttatatcttgattcatcaagttttttttattcatgttcaattatgtttaaaaagcgaattgtaaatcccaatggttttgttttttaccgggggaacacagagttgagccactgttttgaaacaaacttttatttaaaggtagttacaagtaacaccgacaccctcgctcatgaAAATCCTAATGGTTGTGTTTTTTACCGGGGGaaacacagagttgagccactgttttgaaacaaacctttatttaaaggtagttacaagtaacaccgacaccctcgctcatgacaaaacaactttcactcgctgtgtccagacacttggctcaaggtgcatgtaatgcttcatctccaagctttgcgtggtttcttaaaggcattgtgaaatctacacggtgtttttattttacacctcctcatctcatagcacaagatctgaaatgcgtgaacaagaagaatcaggccagcacatattcacagaaatgaactcttcacagtgcagttgacaagtgcaaaaattacagcagaaactgccagtcacatgatatgagcacaacataactgttctttttgcgggaaagcctcagtcccatgccgacattaacctatatggtggtcatcactggtaatgtttgaaagattttcataaaatagagactgaatgtctggaggatttatcataagggaagtagaaactcgcacatcttctaaacagccctttgcagtgctaaatgtatgctggctattgatagtaataaatagtatgactgttacaactgttaaacaagacaaaagctcacaggaatatgaaggcttgaagtgataaacagtgtttGGAGGGGGAATGTAGCTGGAGTGAACCTTTTGACAAAGATTTGTTTTCATCAGTGCCGCAATTAAGTTCGGCACAGCAATTTTTATGCACGCTTAGCTCACTTTCCCACACCCTCAATGTAGGATGAAGAGGAGAATAAGAAAGTGCGTAGAATGAAGTTGAAGTGTAGAAAAGAAATGGggagacagtgaaagagaaggtaggagcactgttgtagattattcttcgaaggctactcttccaaaagaaaaaaagaaaaatattaaatgtgtaaggaagcattgccaattgttactatgcctactcaagtaagagatgcaccataagggatgcaatataaaactgatctgatatgtagagtggcctaaagctttctgcatagtctttacaatcgttatgacactgtctgctgcagccaaatatgcagaagttttaattgagtgctcatgaccagagcaacttatccagactgcacacaataccactgcatatgccctctattttggtaatctgaaaaataaaagtttattcaaatgggcaataagaacatcacatggaacacaaaatccagatcgaattatgaggcatgccacagtgcgggactcagtaatatttttgaccaccttgggttttatgatgtgcacttaaattcaactacacacttttttttttcatttcaccaccactgaaatgcagccacctttgctgggattgaacccgcaagctcgtgctcagcagtgcaatATCATAACTACTGAGCTACTGAGTGTTTACACAAATTTATAAGTAGCAAAACACATTGGAGGCTTTCGCACACTGAAACACTACACACCATCCAATGCACTTCCTTACATCTATGTACAGACATACTTACCAGCGGCTCATATGACAAGCATGGAGGCGTGCTCTAACACACTACCATCCAACAGCTGCCACATACCAGAGATGACCACTGGGTCTGTACCTATCTTCACAGAACACTTACCAGCAGCTCATACAACAAGCATGGAGGCATCTCTCGTGCTCTAACACACATACCATCCAGCTGTGACATATGGCTGCACACCACAGACAAAAACAGACGGGCTAATTATCAGAGACCACATGTCATGATTTGTTAACAAGCGAGCCCTCAACCTGCTTCAATAAGGCATGACAGCACACCACTACTgcaccacttctctcttcctaactgcactggaggcttgttaccagtaatcgtgccctgctgacatggttatctcttgtttctatgttgctgtccctaagctgttatttaaggacttccttttgagcttcagtgggccttgaaaggctagatgatggctgcgacaatctagggttttttgtagagtgaaatcttaacagctgcacaacttttttgttggctggttcatttgaatggtctggcatctttctttttgggtcactttcactttcaacaagcatgaaaactggctcaaacaaattgtttgccttctcagccacaccctcagagacttcaccatctgatattgcctgtctgaccgagtccatttttgctcttaagagtgctgagctttacactgctttggctgcttccagctttgttatactctgtacaatgtgcaatgcccgacttgcctcacatgcttcttcgggtgagctctcatgggccttgttgctgctagttggattagcaatgaccacacagtgaatgtgcttgcacactgtaaagtgtataagatggtcatagcaagtgcacatgtaagtatgcacacacactgcacatttcttacacctcaaaggacagcaagcaccatctcccacttttgacactttatatgagagccctttaaaagactgagatggcacagtctatatgccatcttcatttaatttggcacagccatcttcatttaatttggcacaagctgccatttcactgccagacctgtggttcttctgaattctgctcagcttcttaccctttgcccctttcatcatctggatagcccttttcattaaaaaatgatttgtcaagtccatgagggcagaaataagtttgtcaccatgcttattctgttttctctccagcatagtatgctttaacgtcctgcgcttgctctcaaggtgcatgttagtgttgacagctgctctagtcctaaagcaataggcccactcttgcggcctaactgcatagtggtcattgaagtacttcaggaagtccctcagtttttcttcctcactagaaaggaattgcttaaaataatcttcaaatgccttttccacgAGGAACTCTAAGAGTAGCCACACACTACGGTAAACATGTGGCCTTAGCTGTTTCTCTACACACTCGAGTATCTTCTTACGCCAATTCTTATCCACATGCCAGGCACTGAGAAGTTTCTGTTTTGCGGCACCCATGACCATGGACCATGCTTTGTAGAATTGCGACGCATCATCAGATATCAATGTCTTAGCAGCCACTTTTTTGGCCATGGCCGACTCCAGATATTTGAAGAATGCTGTCAAAGTTTGCTCGTTCATCCGGTTGCAGATGAAATAAGCTATAGCTACACCTGATCCTATTTTATCTAGCACCAGAAGAGTGGTCAGCTCAAACTGGTACTCTGTAGTTCCATGTGTGGAGTCAAGACATACAGTACCTGCAGGGCCCAATTTTTCTAGTAGCTCCTTCTGAGGCTCTGTCATCAGAACAAGAGCAAAGTCTGCTGAAGGAAATGTACCACTTGGGTCCACTGCACCTTGTGCCTTGTACAGGCAGACAAgtgtttcacctttttctttcatcacaaACACCCACATGTCTACACTGATAGCGTCATTAGTGTGACAATGTTGAGGAGCAGCAATGTTAAACTGCTGTTTGATGTTATGCAGGGTTGAGCACTCTGCCAAGTGCACGGGCCTCAGCTTGGATGCCACAGATGTTCTTACTCGCTTTAGAATGGTTTTCATGAGCGCACCCCTTTCTAGGTTCTCTGCTACACTGGCCTTTTCCTCGTCACTCATTCTCAAGTGTTGAATTTCTGGTTTATGACCGTAATGGTTTCTTTGATACCTGACTTTTATGGTGGTGCCTTCAGATGTCGGACAACAATTGTGACAGTAATAAATGAAAGACATATCTTACCAGACCTACAGCTCCCCTGACTTTTCTCCCGACGGTCACTAtgaccttcctttttccttgcctcgcctgatctattacagtaatagtggatccttgtttctccactggccagctttttggggtccctgggcaaaatgaaccagcagttctggctaccctcttcttctgctttccattcatgaaattctgtaataaaagcacaaaatagcattagatagtgacaagtactattgggagagagatgcaaacaaaaataatcactctgaaggctttggacacgggctaatgtagcatttattttactccctcaccttcaactcgactgtgtcatgaggtcacccttgatattgctcaaatttatgttaaaattgaatttcaaatgtaatgcgccataacttcaaaaaatttatcatattagttttgttttaataagaaacaaatatgaaACTTAAGCATGATCTATGCTCACTCCTTCCTCAATATTGAATCAGACTGTACATTCATAGCAATGCTGTACGTTACGATAAGACAAAGACGAACTGAGAGCACATGTTGCAAGCTACGCCCGAGAACAGTGTGAATCCCTTCTCtcagtttcttcttgaaaagctcctttttttcaagaagagcttgattttttactgcagataggggcttggcgagggagcgttccatcgtcacgcggtta comes from Dermacentor andersoni chromosome 9, qqDerAnde1_hic_scaffold, whole genome shotgun sequence and encodes:
- the LOC129383809 gene encoding uncharacterized protein, with product MSDEEKASVAENLERGALMKTILKRVRTSVASKLRPVHLAECSTLHNIKQQFNIAAPQHCHTNDAISVDMWVFVMKEKGETLVCLYKAQGAVDPSGTFPSADFALVLMTEPQKELLEKLGPAGTVCLDSTHGTTEYQFELTTLLVLDKIGSGVAIAYFICNRMNEQTLTAFFKYLESAMAKKVAAKTLISDDASQFYKAWSMVMGAAKQKLLSAWHVDKNWRKKILECVEKQLRPHVYRSVWLLLEFLVEKAFEDYFKQFLSSEEEKLRDFLKYFNDHYAVRPQEWAYCFRTRAAVNTNMHLESKRRTLKHTMLERKQNKHGDKLISALMDLTNHFLMKRAIQMMKGAKGKKLSRIQKNHRSGSEMAACAKLNEDGCAKLNEDGI